The Sphingopyxis sp. CCNWLW2 genome contains the following window.
GGGTTCGTGATCAAGGAAATCGAGGGAGGCCGGTCGGCGGTCGTCGAGGTCGACATTCCGACCGGTAAGGCGGTGCGGACGGTCTATACCGCCGACGGTAGCGATGTCGAAAGCGCGTTACTGGCATCGAACGGGTCGAAGCTGCTCGGCGTCCGGACCAGCGACCGCGGCACCCCGCTGCACTGGATCGACCCGGCGATGGCGGCGCATCAAAAGTCGCTCGAGGCGGCGTCGCCGCAGTCGGTCGTGCAGATCGAGAGCCTGAGCGCCGATCAGAGCAAGATGCTGGTGCGGTTCAGCACGTCCGACAATCCCGGTCTGCTTTTCTATTTCGACGCGGCGATGGCCAATCTGGTCAAGCTTGCGGCGATGAACGACACGCTCGGCGGCAAGCGCCTGTCGCGCGGGCGAATGGTGCAGTACAAGGCGCGCGACGGGCTCGATATCGAGGGTGTGCTGACGATGCCGCGCGGCCGGCGCGACACGAATTTGCCCTTCATCGTCATGCCGCATGGCGGGCCGTGGGGGCATGACGAACTAAGCTATGACTATTGGGCGCAGTTCCTCGCCGAACGCGGCTATGCCGTGCTCCAGCCCAATTTCCGCGGATCGACGGGCTATGGCGCCGCGTTCGAAAAAGCGGGTCAGGGACAGCTCGGCTTCGCGATGCAGGACGATGTCACCGACGGCGTCCACTGGGCGGTGAAGGAGGGGATCGCCGACCCCAAACGCGTGTGCATCGTCGGCGGCTCCTATGGCGGCTATGCCGCGATGTGGGGGACCGCCAAGGATCCCGACCTCTATCGCTGCGCGATCTCGATCAACGGCGTCGCCAACCTGCGCCGCGAGGTCAATGATTTCGGCGGGCTGATGCGCGAACGCCTCTATCGCGGCCAGTGGCAGAAGATGACCCCCGATTTCGCCGCCGTCTCGCCGATCAATGCCATCGCCCGGATCAAGGCGCCGCTGCTGCTCATCCACGGCAAGAAGGACGTCACCGTCGATCACGGCCAGTCGGCGCGCATGTATTCGGCGATGACGAAAGCCGGCAAGACGGTCGAGTTCGTATCGGTCCCGCTCGCCGACCATTATTTCACCCGCCAGGCCGATCGCATGACCTTGCTGACCTCGATCGAAACCTTCCTCGCCAAGCATAATCCGGCCGACTGACCCGCGGGGCCAATCGCCGCGCGCCAGCCCGCGGTCGATCGGCGGCTCCAAAATGGCGCCATCGCCGACCCTTCGTCGCTGTTCGCGCGGCGCCAGCGCGGGCATCCCCGGTTTCGTGACCGAAAACGGGGGCCATATCCATCTGATCCTGCCCGACCCCATCGAGCGGGCTGCCTGTTTCCGCATGCTCGCGGCGGGGTCCGGGCGGGTCGTGCGCAGCTTTGCGAGCGCCGACGCGTGGATCGAAGCCGAGGGTCCGGATTCGTGCGGCATCCTGCTCTTTCACTGGTGCCAGCCCGGGCGGACCGGCGGCGCGGCGCTGCTCGACCGCGTCGCCGCGCGCGCCACGATCGTCGCTTTTGTCGCCGCCGAGCAGCTCAGTATCGCCGAATCGCGTGCGATCCTGCGCGGCGGGGCACAGGATCTTCTTCCCGCGCCGCTCGACCCGCGCCTTGTCCGCCGCACGATCGATGCGGCGCTCGCCGACTGGCGCGCGCGGCAGGGCGCGCTCGACCGGCACCGCGAGGCCGAGGCGCGGCTGGCGGCGCTGACCCCGCGCGAGCGCGACATATTGGACGCGATCGCTGCGGGGCTCGGCAACAAGGCGATCGCGCGTCAGCTGGCGCTCAGCCCGCGCACGGTCGAGGTGCACCGCGCGAACATCATGCGCCGCGCGGGTGCCGGCAATGTCGCCGAACTGCTGCGGCTCCAGTTCATCACCGAGTTCGCGCGCGGCGCGGCGAGCAATCCGCTCCGTTTTGGCGCTTGATTGTGCAGGACCCCCGGCCGGATGCGGCGCGGTGCGCCTATAAGAGACATGAACGGTGTACCGCCCTTGAGTTGGTCCCCATTGGCGCTGCCGTTCATCCGCATGGGGTCAACCCCACCTGATTCCATGCGAACGGGCCGGCAGGGGATGTTCCTCCTCTGCCGGCCCTATCCTTGTCCGGTGACCAGCGCGCGCTGTTCGGCGCGGCCCATCGACAGCAGGATCGGGTCCGCCGCCTGCCGTGCCATGAAATCGGCCTTGCTCCGGATCCCCTGCCAGCCGATGCCGATCAGCGATTGCGCGATCGCACCGCCGAGCGTGTCGCCGGGGCCCGGCAGGATGATGACGTCGGGGGCATATTCCCTGACCGCGACCTGCACCGACAGCGCGAAATCATAGGGCGCGAGGATCTGGTGGCCGAAGGTGTAGTCCCAAATCGCCGCCGGGTCGCTCGCGTGGCGGCGCCAGATATGCCCGCGCCCGTCGACCAGCGGCAGCGCGGGACGGTGGAAGAGCGCATGCGGCAGCTCGGCCGTCGCCTTGTCCGAGCTGCCGAACATCAGCGGGGTGTGGAAGGGGCCGTGACCCGCGAGGCGCAGCGGATCGCGTCCTGGCGTCGGCGGCGCTTCGGCGAGGAGCGCGGCGAGGCCTTCCTCATTGCCCGCGAGCACGAGCATGCCGGCGAGGTCGATCGAGAGTGCGAGCGCGTGGCTAGGACGCGAGGCGATATCGGCGACGAGGCCCAGCAATGCTTCACGCAACCCCGGCACCGGCCGCCAATCCTCGTCGACGACCTGCAGCAATATCTGCCCGCCCGGCCCGTGCGTCTGGCTGTTGAGCCCCATCGCGTTCGAAATGCGGAAGCCGTCCTCGACCGACACCGCGCCGCCGAGCGCAAGCGCGCTGTACCAGCCCATCGAATTGCCCGCGACGGCGACGATGTCGAAGCTGTCGCGATCGATGCTGAGATAATCGAGCGCGGTCGCGGTGTAGATCAGCGGCGCCGCGACATCGCCGCGCATATGCGTCGCAACGCTGAAACGCTCGGCGCCGTCGAGTTCGGTCACCGTCGGCTGGCCGCGATCGCGGCGCTGCGCGTCGAAATTCGCGATCAGCTCGCCGAAGCGCGCGCCGTGCAGCCGCGCGATGCTGCCAAGCTCGCCCTTGCCATAGGTGCCGCGGCCGGGGGCGACGACGAGCGCGGTCTTGCGCGCGCTCATGCGAGCAGCTCCTTCGCGGCGGCATAGATCGAATCGCGGCTCGGCAAGGTCAGCGTCGCCGCGCGGCCGAGCGGAATGAAGCTGTCGTCGGCGGCGATGCGCGCGAGTTTCTTACCGGGGGTGCGTTCGACGAAGGTCGCCATCAGCGCCTCGCTCTGCGATCCGGTGATGCGGCATTCGTCGACGATCAGGATACGTTTCGCATCGCCGACCGCGGCGACGAGCTTCTCCTCGTCGACCGGGCCGAGCCAGCGCAGGTCGATCACGCGCGCCTTGACGCCGTCGGCAGCGAGCAATTTTTCGGCCTGTCGCGAATAATAAGTGCCGTTGCCATAGGTGACGATCGCGAGGTCGGTGCCCTGCCCATGCACCCCGACGTCGCCGAAGCGGATCGGCGCGCCGTCACCGGGCGCCTCATAGGTGCTGGTCCACAGACCATCGCCTTCCTCGTGCAGGTCGCGGGTCATATAGAGCGCGATCGGTTCGACAAAGACGACGACGCGCTGTTCCTCGCGCGCCAGCCGCACACATTCGCGCAGCATCGCCACCGCATCGCGCCCGTTCGACGGCACCGCGAGGATCACCCCCGGAATGTCGCGGAAGACCGCGAGGCTGTTGTCGTTATGAAAATGGCCGCCGAAACCCTTCTGATAACCGAGCCCCGCGATGCGCAGCACCATCGGGTTGGTATACTGCCCGTCCGAGAAGAAGCTGAGCGTCGCCGCCTCGCCGCGGATCTGGTCCTCGGCATTATGGACATAGGCGAGGAACTGAATCTCCGGCATCGGAATAAAGCCATTGTGCGCCATACCGATCGCGAGCCCGAGGATCGCCTGTTCGTCGAGCAAGGTGTTGACGACGCGCGCCGATCCGAAACGCTGGTGGAGCTTGGCGGTGACATTATAGACGCCGCCCTTCGGCCCGACATCCTCGCCCGCGACGACGATCTCCTTATGCGCGAGCATCAGGTCGGCGAGCGCCCAGCTCAAAAGCCGCGCCATATGCTGCGGCTTGTCCATCGCGCCGGCGTCGCTGCCGAACATCGCCTTGCGATCCTCGTCCGACGGCGTATTGGCGCGCGCCACCTCGCGCTTCGGCGGGATCAGGCTTTGCATCACATGCTTCGGGGTGGTGATCTTCGGACGCAGGATCGCCGCCTCGGCCTGCCGCGCGAGGGTCGTGCCGATATCCTCATAGGCATCGGCGATTTCTGCGGGCGACATCCAGCCATGTTCGGCCATCAGCGCGGCGCCCGCGAGCAGCGGATCGCGGGCTTCGTCGGCCTCGATCAGCGCCTTGGGGAGGTACGCGCCCTGCACGTCGGAGCCGGCGTGACCGTAGAGGCGCACCGTCGCCATGTGGAGAAACACCGGCTTGCGGTATCGCCGCGCATAGTCGGCGGCCTCGGCCGCACCGGCATAGGCCGAGACGAGATCGGTGCCGTCGCACTTGATATAGTGCAGGCCCGCGCGGTGGCGGAACTGCGCCTCGATCCAGCCCGTCGGGGTGCGCGTCGAAATGCCGATACCATTGTCTTCGCAAAGGAAAATGAGCGGCATCGGCGACCCTTGGAACGCCGCCCAGCCCGCGGTGTTGAACGCGCCCTGCGCGGTCGAATGGTTCGCCGATGCGTCGCCGAAGCTCGTCAGCACGACCGCGTCGTCGGGGAGCGGCAGCCCGGTCATGCCAAGGCGGCGCGCGATGCCGATCGAGAAGGCGGCGCCGACCGCCTTCGGCAAATGCGAGGCGATCGTCGAGGTTTGCGGCGGGATATTGAGCGGCTTCGACCCGATGACCTTGTGGCGTCCGCCCGAGATCGGATCCTCGGATGACGCCGCGAAGCTCAGCAGCATGTCCCACGTCGGCGTCCCACCCGGAAGCTGGCGCGACCGGTGGAGCTGGAACGCGTTCGAGCGATAATGAAGGAACGCCATGTCGGTGACGCGCAGCGCCGCGGCGACCGCGGCATTGCCCTCGTGCCCCGACGACCCGATCGTATAAAAGCCTTCGCCGCGCGCCTGCAGATGGCGCGACAGCCGGTCCATCTGGCGGCTGGTGAGTTGCGACAGGAAGATATCGGTCGCGTCAGCGCGCGACAGACCAGCCACCGCGGGATCGGGTGCGTCGGCGCGATCGGGCAATCTGCCCCCGGCCAGCGCTGCCAAGAATTTTTCATGCACCGCTTGGGCCGCGTCCACGTGTCTCTCCTGTCGCGCGGCCGGTGGTTACAAGCGTAACAAACCGACCAAATTTTTCCGCGCGCTAGAACGGGGCCGCCCAGCGCGCAAGCATCTCTTGCCTTGCTCCGTCCGCTCGCGCTACCACCATTCACGATGCACGATCGGGGCCGGGCCATCTTTTCAACATGATATCGATGTGGATCGCCCAGGCGTCGGCCGCGTCCGAACCACCCAGCGCCGATACAGGCGGAGGATGGCTGATCGATCCCGAACTCGTCGATCCGGGCTATGGTCAGACGATCGCCGGCGGCGAGATCCAGACCGCCTTTCCGCCCCCCCCGCCGCCCCCGCCGCCGACACCCGAGTGGCTGAAGTCGCTGTTCGACGCGATCGGCAGCTTTTTTAACTGGAGCGCCCCTGCCGCCAAGCCGCTGATGTGGATCGCGGTGGCGCTGGTGCTGCTCTTCCTCCTCTATCATTTCGTTCCCGCCTTCGCGCGCTGGGTCGACAATCTGCCCTTTCGCCGCAAGGCGGGCGATGCGGACGCGGAGGACGGCGCCGGTCAGGCCGAAGCCGGCGCGGCGCGCGCGCTGCTCGCCGAGGCCGATGCGCTCGCCGCCGAGGGGCGCTTTGCCGAAGCGGTGCATCTCCTGCTCTATCGCAGCGTCGAGGATATCAAGGGCCGTCGCCCCGGGCTGGTCAAACCCGCGATGACCTCACGCGATCTTGCCGAAGCGCATGACCTGCCCGCCGCCGCGCGCGGCGCGTTCAGCCGTATCGCGCGCGCGGTCGAGATCAGCCTGTTCGGCGGCCGCTCAATCGACGCGGGGGCGTGGCAACAATGCCGCGCTGCTTACGCCGAGCTGACCGTCCCCCAGAGCTGGGCGCGCGCATGAGCCACGTCGCCGACGATCATGGCTTCAACCCGCGCCTGATCGCGGCGGTGGTGGCGATCGGCGTGATCGCCTTTATCACGCTGTGGGCGCTGATCGCCCTCGGGCCGCGGCTGTCGAGCGGAAACGATGGCGGCGGCCATGCGCTGTCGAAGGCGGCGCCGGGCTATGCCGGCATCGTCGACCTCACCGAGCGCGCCGGTGCCCATGTCGAGCTGCGGCGGAGCGAAGAGGCGCCGGTTTATGAAGAGGAATGGCGCGAGCTGTTGATCCTGACGCCCACCCATCGGACAAAGGCCGACGAAATCGCGCGGGTGATGAAGGGGCATCGCGGCGGTCCTGTCCTGATCATATTGCCGAAATGGCAGACGGGCCGGCATCCGCAAAAGCCGGGCTGGGCCGGCGGGGGCTTTCCGATCGCGCCGCCCGCGAAGCTGCTACCCGCGACGGTCGGCAGGATCGACAAGATCGTCAGCGAGCCGCATGCGCGCGGCGCGGCAGCGGCGGGCTCGATCGGCGGGCGCCGGATCGCCCTGCCCCTGCCCAGCCTTCGATCGCAGGTGATCGTCGCCGATGGCTTCGACACGCTGATCGGCTTTCCGCACGGCGGTGCGATCCTCGCCAAGCATCGCAGCGACAATATCTATATCCTCTCCGATCCCGACCTGGTGAACAATCTGGCCTTCGCGAGCCGCGAGCGCGCCGCCGCTGCGGCGATGCTGGTCGATGCGATTGCCGCGGACGTCGAAGCCGATGCGCTCGCCTTCGACCTGACGCTGAACGGCTTCGGCAGCCAGCGCTCGCTGCTGCGCTTCGCCTTCGTCCCGCCGTTCATCGGCATCACGCTCTGCCTGATCGCCGCCGGGCTGCTCGCGCTGTGGCAGGCATGGATGCGTTTCGGCCCGGCGCTGAAGCCCGGCCGCGCCATCCCGGTTTCGAAGGCGGCATTAATCGCAAACAGCGCCGATCTGATCAAACAGGCGCGGCGCGAACTCGACGGCGCCGACGCCTTTGTGAAGAGCCAGCGCATCGCGATCGCACGGCGGCTGCATGCCCCCGGCGGGCTCGACGACGACGCTACCGACCGCTGGATCGACAGGCATCTGGACACGGGAAGCGAAGCTTTCTCCAGCCTCGCGCGGCGTCTGCCGCTCGCGCGCAACACCCACGAGTTTCTAGAGGGCGCGCAAGCGCTGCACGACATCAGGAAGGATCTACTCCGTGACAGCTAATATCGAGAGCGTTCAGGCCCTCGGCGCAGCGATCGAGGGCGAGGTCGCCAAGGCCGTGTTCGGCCAGGGGCCGCTCACCCGCATGGTGACGATCGCGCTGCTCGCGGGCGGGCATGTGCTGCTCGAAGGCCCGCCGGGCACCGCGAAGACCCTGCTCGCGCAGGCGTTCGCACGCGCGACGGGACTCGATTTCGGGCGCATCCAGTTCACCCCCGACCTGATGCCCGGCGACATTTTGGGGTCGAACCTGTTCAACTTCCAGACGTCGAGCTTCACCCTCACCAAAGGGCCGATCTTCACCGAACTGCTGCTCGCCGACGAAATCAACCGCACCCCGCCGAAGACGCAGGCCGCGCTGCTCGAGGCGATGCAGGAACGGCGCGTGACGATCAATGGCGAGGCGCATGTGATGAGCCCGCGCTTCACCGTGCTCGCAACACAGAACCCGATCGAACAGCAGGGCGTCTATCCGCTGCCCGAAGCGCAGCTCGACCGCTTCCTGTTCAAGCTGGTGGTCGATTATCCCGCCGCCGACGAGGAACGGCGCATCGTGGCCGATCATGGCGGGCGCTTCAAAAGCCCCGCGGTCGCCGATTTCGGCGTCACCGAGGTGGCGAACGCCAAGACGATCGAAGCGGCGATCGACACGATTGCGACGGTGCGGCTGGCCGACGAGATCGTCGATTATATCGTCCGCATCGTCCGCGCGACGCGCGAGAGCGCCGACCTCGAATGCGGCGCCAGCCCGCGCGCCGCGACCTTGCTCGCGCGCGCCGCCTGCGCCGCAGCGGCGCTCGACGGGCGCGATTATGTGATCCCCGACGACGTCCAGCGCCTCGCCGCGGGCGTGCTGCGCCACCGCGTCATCCTGTCGGCCGCCGCCGAGATCGAAGGGCGCAACGTCGAGCAGGTCGTCGCGGGGCTGCTCGAACGCGAGGACGTCCCGCGGTGATTTATCCGACCCGGCGTGCGATCTATCTGCTGCTCGCGGGCGCCCCGATGGCGCTCGCGCTTGGGCTGATCCGGCCCGAGCTGTGGCTCGTCGCGCCCGGCTGGATCGGGGTGATCCTTGCGTGTCTCATTCTCGACACCATCGCCGGAGCGAACCCCCGCCACCTCGCCCTCGATGCGCGCTTCCCACATCAGGTCGGGGTCGGCGACCCGTTCGAATTGTCGCTCACCGCGAAGGGGAGAGCGGTGCCGCCGCGCGCCGAACTCGCACTGGCGCTCGACGAACGGCTTGCCGAGGGTGGGCGGCTCGCGGGCGATATGCGCCGGACGGCCACGGGCGAAGCGCTCGTCCGCACATTGCCGCTCACCGCATCGCGGCGCGGGCAAGCGCGGGTCGAGGCGCTGTGGATTCGCTGGGCGGGGCCGCTCGGGCTCGTCTGGAAGCAGCGCAAATTTGTGATCG
Protein-coding sequences here:
- a CDS encoding DUF4129 domain-containing protein; amino-acid sequence: MWIAQASAASEPPSADTGGGWLIDPELVDPGYGQTIAGGEIQTAFPPPPPPPPPTPEWLKSLFDAIGSFFNWSAPAAKPLMWIAVALVLLFLLYHFVPAFARWVDNLPFRRKAGDADAEDGAGQAEAGAARALLAEADALAAEGRFAEAVHLLLYRSVEDIKGRRPGLVKPAMTSRDLAEAHDLPAAARGAFSRIARAVEISLFGGRSIDAGAWQQCRAAYAELTVPQSWARA
- a CDS encoding alpha/beta hydrolase family protein, which translates into the protein MVRVSCGAYILVAMALLFSPGMLAAADSKAAPVTPAFTPLPTSAFAELPFVEDVDLSPDGTHIAGLFGVAGEQRIMMMPVLGDRSKQILMGVPDQTQVAWIRWVGNDNIIVGLYSLMPVETDRWYISRVIGINRDTGKVTKLLWDSAGQNASDVLWIPSDGSTEILIAAQNSIYGGDPDFWPTVYRVDVTTARKRIVEKPRANIVDWGADHLGQIRFGIGYRDASTQSTLLYRSHGEGPLRVIDSAKLGAEEELTIPFHFVPGSNNGFVIKEIEGGRSAVVEVDIPTGKAVRTVYTADGSDVESALLASNGSKLLGVRTSDRGTPLHWIDPAMAAHQKSLEAASPQSVVQIESLSADQSKMLVRFSTSDNPGLLFYFDAAMANLVKLAAMNDTLGGKRLSRGRMVQYKARDGLDIEGVLTMPRGRRDTNLPFIVMPHGGPWGHDELSYDYWAQFLAERGYAVLQPNFRGSTGYGAAFEKAGQGQLGFAMQDDVTDGVHWAVKEGIADPKRVCIVGGSYGGYAAMWGTAKDPDLYRCAISINGVANLRREVNDFGGLMRERLYRGQWQKMTPDFAAVSPINAIARIKAPLLLIHGKKDVTVDHGQSARMYSAMTKAGKTVEFVSVPLADHYFTRQADRMTLLTSIETFLAKHNPAD
- a CDS encoding DUF4350 domain-containing protein, whose translation is MSHVADDHGFNPRLIAAVVAIGVIAFITLWALIALGPRLSSGNDGGGHALSKAAPGYAGIVDLTERAGAHVELRRSEEAPVYEEEWRELLILTPTHRTKADEIARVMKGHRGGPVLIILPKWQTGRHPQKPGWAGGGFPIAPPAKLLPATVGRIDKIVSEPHARGAAAAGSIGGRRIALPLPSLRSQVIVADGFDTLIGFPHGGAILAKHRSDNIYILSDPDLVNNLAFASRERAAAAAMLVDAIAADVEADALAFDLTLNGFGSQRSLLRFAFVPPFIGITLCLIAAGLLALWQAWMRFGPALKPGRAIPVSKAALIANSADLIKQARRELDGADAFVKSQRIAIARRLHAPGGLDDDATDRWIDRHLDTGSEAFSSLARRLPLARNTHEFLEGAQALHDIRKDLLRDS
- a CDS encoding thiamine pyrophosphate-dependent enzyme is translated as MDAAQAVHEKFLAALAGGRLPDRADAPDPAVAGLSRADATDIFLSQLTSRQMDRLSRHLQARGEGFYTIGSSGHEGNAAVAAALRVTDMAFLHYRSNAFQLHRSRQLPGGTPTWDMLLSFAASSEDPISGGRHKVIGSKPLNIPPQTSTIASHLPKAVGAAFSIGIARRLGMTGLPLPDDAVVLTSFGDASANHSTAQGAFNTAGWAAFQGSPMPLIFLCEDNGIGISTRTPTGWIEAQFRHRAGLHYIKCDGTDLVSAYAGAAEAADYARRYRKPVFLHMATVRLYGHAGSDVQGAYLPKALIEADEARDPLLAGAALMAEHGWMSPAEIADAYEDIGTTLARQAEAAILRPKITTPKHVMQSLIPPKREVARANTPSDEDRKAMFGSDAGAMDKPQHMARLLSWALADLMLAHKEIVVAGEDVGPKGGVYNVTAKLHQRFGSARVVNTLLDEQAILGLAIGMAHNGFIPMPEIQFLAYVHNAEDQIRGEAATLSFFSDGQYTNPMVLRIAGLGYQKGFGGHFHNDNSLAVFRDIPGVILAVPSNGRDAVAMLRECVRLAREEQRVVVFVEPIALYMTRDLHEEGDGLWTSTYEAPGDGAPIRFGDVGVHGQGTDLAIVTYGNGTYYSRQAEKLLAADGVKARVIDLRWLGPVDEEKLVAAVGDAKRILIVDECRITGSQSEALMATFVERTPGKKLARIAADDSFIPLGRAATLTLPSRDSIYAAAKELLA
- a CDS encoding response regulator transcription factor, producing the protein MAPSPTLRRCSRGASAGIPGFVTENGGHIHLILPDPIERAACFRMLAAGSGRVVRSFASADAWIEAEGPDSCGILLFHWCQPGRTGGAALLDRVAARATIVAFVAAEQLSIAESRAILRGGAQDLLPAPLDPRLVRRTIDAALADWRARQGALDRHREAEARLAALTPRERDILDAIAAGLGNKAIARQLALSPRTVEVHRANIMRRAGAGNVAELLRLQFITEFARGAASNPLRFGA
- a CDS encoding ACP S-malonyltransferase, which translates into the protein MSARKTALVVAPGRGTYGKGELGSIARLHGARFGELIANFDAQRRDRGQPTVTELDGAERFSVATHMRGDVAAPLIYTATALDYLSIDRDSFDIVAVAGNSMGWYSALALGGAVSVEDGFRISNAMGLNSQTHGPGGQILLQVVDEDWRPVPGLREALLGLVADIASRPSHALALSIDLAGMLVLAGNEEGLAALLAEAPPTPGRDPLRLAGHGPFHTPLMFGSSDKATAELPHALFHRPALPLVDGRGHIWRRHASDPAAIWDYTFGHQILAPYDFALSVQVAVREYAPDVIILPGPGDTLGGAIAQSLIGIGWQGIRSKADFMARQAADPILLSMGRAEQRALVTGQG
- a CDS encoding AAA family ATPase; its protein translation is MTANIESVQALGAAIEGEVAKAVFGQGPLTRMVTIALLAGGHVLLEGPPGTAKTLLAQAFARATGLDFGRIQFTPDLMPGDILGSNLFNFQTSSFTLTKGPIFTELLLADEINRTPPKTQAALLEAMQERRVTINGEAHVMSPRFTVLATQNPIEQQGVYPLPEAQLDRFLFKLVVDYPAADEERRIVADHGGRFKSPAVADFGVTEVANAKTIEAAIDTIATVRLADEIVDYIVRIVRATRESADLECGASPRAATLLARAACAAAALDGRDYVIPDDVQRLAAGVLRHRVILSAAAEIEGRNVEQVVAGLLEREDVPR